Proteins encoded within one genomic window of Gloeobacter kilaueensis JS1:
- the rpiB gene encoding ribose 5-phosphate isomerase B, whose product MKLVIGSDHGAYELKEELKQWLSAHDYSFEDVGTFNGERCDYPQVARTVAQKIQSGEANRGILLCGTGIGISIAANKFAGIRAALAHDHYTAKMSREHNDANVLAMGGRVLGPEVAKDVLATWLTTEFEGERHQRRLDQIQSFETVQTRQPVPS is encoded by the coding sequence ATGAAACTGGTGATTGGCAGCGACCACGGCGCTTACGAACTCAAAGAAGAACTCAAGCAGTGGCTCAGCGCCCACGACTACAGCTTTGAAGACGTCGGTACCTTCAACGGCGAGCGCTGCGACTATCCCCAGGTAGCAAGGACCGTCGCCCAAAAAATTCAATCCGGGGAGGCCAACCGTGGCATTCTCCTCTGCGGCACCGGCATCGGCATCTCGATCGCCGCCAACAAATTTGCCGGTATCCGGGCCGCCCTTGCCCACGACCACTACACAGCCAAGATGAGCCGCGAGCACAACGACGCCAACGTGCTTGCCATGGGCGGGCGGGTGCTCGGCCCCGAAGTCGCCAAGGATGTGCTCGCCACCTGGCTCACTACCGAGTTCGAGGGCGAACGCCACCAGCGCCGCCTCGATCAGATCCAGAGCTTCGAGACAGTCCAGACCCGCCAACCGGTCCCCAGTTGA
- a CDS encoding alpha/beta hydrolase, translating to MRRRTVLAGLSASGAALTRTTAEAGSVPRARNVVLVHGAYADGSSWADVIGLLQREGLKVASVQNPLTSLADDVAATRRVLALQDGPTVLAAHSWGGTVISEAGMDPKVSALVYVAARAPDANEDYAALAKRFPTPPANAGLVYSGGFGQLSEEAFLRDFAGGVDPARAQVLYAVQGRISDELFSGKTTVAAWRSKPCWYAVSRQDRTTAPELERFLAERMKAKTIELNSSHLSLVTQPQAIANLILEAAGLRG from the coding sequence ATGCGTCGCCGGACTGTCTTAGCAGGGTTAAGTGCCAGCGGTGCAGCTCTCACCCGCACGACCGCCGAAGCAGGCTCCGTTCCTCGCGCCCGCAACGTTGTGCTGGTGCACGGTGCCTACGCGGACGGCTCCAGCTGGGCGGACGTTATCGGCCTTCTGCAGCGCGAAGGGCTGAAAGTCGCATCGGTCCAAAATCCGCTGACCTCGCTGGCTGACGATGTCGCAGCGACACGGCGCGTACTCGCCCTGCAGGACGGTCCAACCGTTCTTGCGGCTCATTCCTGGGGAGGAACCGTCATCTCTGAGGCCGGTATGGACCCGAAAGTTTCTGCCCTCGTCTACGTTGCTGCCCGTGCGCCGGACGCCAACGAAGACTATGCAGCCCTGGCCAAACGCTTCCCCACTCCGCCCGCCAATGCTGGCCTCGTCTACTCGGGAGGCTTTGGCCAGTTGAGCGAGGAGGCATTTCTTCGTGACTTTGCCGGTGGCGTCGATCCGGCGAGAGCGCAGGTGCTTTACGCAGTTCAGGGACGCATCTCCGACGAGCTGTTTAGTGGCAAGACGACGGTGGCCGCCTGGCGATCGAAGCCGTGCTGGTACGCTGTATCCAGGCAGGACCGGACCACCGCGCCGGAGCTTGAGCGCTTTCTCGCCGAACGGATGAAGGCGAAGACCATCGAACTCAACTCCAGTCATCTGTCCCTCGTTACCCAGCCGCAAGCGATCGCTAACCTGATCTTGGAGGCAGCAGGACTACGAGGGTGA
- a CDS encoding S53 family peptidase, whose amino-acid sequence MVLSGSVKPFSERVQVLDAADSAAFIEFDVALKMRNYDTLRSRIDRGEVLANRELESDHFPLASDYSYLVNWLRDHGLAVERTYSNRLSLRVRGSVAQVAEVLGVELLNVKVDGKSYIAARNAPSLPPELTRFVLGINGLQPYQKAHYLNTGLQPQSPTSPYVPPYSVSDIKKAYNATGVTTTGSGQRIAILIDTFPSDSDLTSFWSANGVGQSLSNIEKIQAVSGTLPPLSGEESLDAQWTSGIASGAKIRIYASQSLAFSNLDQAFQRIINDLNGGTAISVLSISLGACEKDLSSSQLSTDNNYLSTIAAKGVSIFVSSGDSGSQGGCSSGSGVDFYASSPSVTGVGGTKLSLNSSGSVTSETGWTGSGGGNSSFSRPSWQVGSGVPSGTTRLVPDVALNADPNTGFYVVVNGQVQQIGGTSASAPTWAGFTALINQGRAAAGKGTLGLLNPTLYPLLGTSNFRDITSGSNGGYSAATGYDRVTGIGVPNVGNLYTTLVGSSGGGGGSSNLLGNPGFENGSSNPSPWVTTSGVIDSSTNPPPHSGTWKAWLDGYGTTHTDTLYQQVAIPSNVTSASLSFWLYISTAETTTTTAYDTLKVQVRNSSGTVLATLATYSNLNKGGYVQKSFSLSAYKGQTVQIYLVGTEDSSLQTSFVVDDFVLSTQ is encoded by the coding sequence GTGGTTCTTTCCGGCAGTGTCAAACCGTTTTCGGAGCGCGTCCAGGTGCTCGATGCCGCCGATTCAGCTGCATTTATCGAGTTCGATGTCGCCCTCAAGATGCGCAATTACGACACTCTGCGCTCCCGGATCGATCGGGGCGAAGTGCTCGCCAACCGTGAGCTGGAGAGCGATCACTTCCCGCTGGCATCGGACTACAGCTATCTGGTGAACTGGCTGCGCGATCATGGTCTGGCGGTCGAGCGCACCTACTCCAACCGGTTGAGCCTGCGGGTGCGCGGCAGCGTCGCCCAGGTGGCGGAGGTGCTCGGAGTCGAGCTACTCAACGTCAAAGTAGACGGCAAATCGTACATCGCCGCCCGCAACGCCCCTTCGTTGCCTCCTGAACTGACCCGCTTTGTCCTGGGCATCAACGGCCTGCAGCCCTATCAGAAGGCCCATTACCTGAACACGGGCCTCCAGCCCCAGAGCCCAACTTCGCCCTACGTGCCGCCCTACTCGGTGAGCGACATCAAAAAAGCCTACAACGCGACGGGTGTCACCACCACCGGCTCCGGCCAGCGCATTGCGATCTTGATCGACACTTTCCCGAGCGACAGCGATCTGACCAGTTTCTGGTCGGCGAACGGCGTCGGCCAGAGTCTGAGCAACATCGAAAAGATCCAGGCGGTGAGCGGTACCCTGCCGCCCCTTTCTGGCGAGGAGAGCCTCGATGCCCAGTGGACGAGCGGCATCGCCTCGGGAGCAAAAATCCGCATCTATGCAAGCCAGAGCCTCGCGTTTTCTAACCTCGATCAGGCTTTCCAGCGGATCATCAACGACCTGAACGGCGGCACAGCGATCAGCGTGCTATCGATCAGCCTCGGAGCCTGCGAGAAGGATCTTTCCAGCTCACAACTCTCGACCGACAACAACTACCTCTCGACGATCGCCGCCAAGGGCGTGAGCATCTTTGTCTCCAGCGGCGACAGCGGCTCGCAGGGGGGCTGCAGCAGCGGCTCCGGCGTTGACTTTTATGCCAGCAGCCCGAGCGTTACTGGCGTGGGCGGCACCAAGCTCAGCCTCAACTCCTCCGGCAGCGTGACGAGCGAAACCGGCTGGACCGGCAGCGGCGGCGGCAACAGTTCCTTCAGCCGCCCGAGCTGGCAGGTAGGTTCGGGGGTGCCCTCCGGCACGACCCGCCTGGTGCCGGATGTCGCCCTCAACGCCGATCCGAACACCGGCTTTTATGTCGTCGTCAACGGCCAGGTTCAGCAAATTGGCGGCACCAGCGCCTCGGCCCCGACCTGGGCCGGTTTTACGGCTCTGATTAACCAGGGCCGTGCCGCCGCCGGCAAAGGCACCCTCGGTCTACTGAACCCGACTTTGTATCCGCTTCTGGGCACGAGCAACTTCCGCGACATCACCTCGGGCAGCAACGGCGGCTACAGCGCCGCCACGGGCTACGACCGGGTGACGGGCATCGGTGTGCCCAACGTCGGTAACCTCTACACCACCCTGGTCGGCTCCAGTGGCGGTGGCGGCGGTTCCAGCAACCTGCTGGGCAACCCCGGCTTCGAGAACGGTTCGAGCAATCCCTCGCCCTGGGTGACCACGAGCGGGGTGATCGACAGCTCCACCAACCCGCCGCCCCACTCGGGCACCTGGAAAGCCTGGCTGGACGGCTACGGCACCACCCACACCGATACGCTCTACCAGCAGGTGGCGATCCCTTCTAACGTCACCTCCGCCAGCTTGAGCTTCTGGCTCTACATCTCGACTGCCGAGACGACGACCACCACCGCCTACGACACCCTCAAGGTGCAGGTGCGCAACAGCTCCGGGACGGTGCTCGCCACCCTCGCCACCTACTCGAACCTCAACAAGGGCGGCTACGTGCAAAAGAGCTTCAGCCTCTCGGCCTACAAGGGCCAGACTGTCCAGATCTATCTGGTCGGCACCGAGGACAGCTCGCTGCAGACTTCCTTCGTCGTCGATGACTTTGTTCTCAGTACCCAGTAA
- a CDS encoding RluA family pseudouridine synthase — MSEIASTITLAVPPEAAGERLDRWLALQVTDLSRGRIQDLIDRGLVLRNGLPCRPRDPVRAGDALELTIPVPEPSGIEARAMALDVIYEDAELLVIDKPKGLVVHPAPGHSDDTLVNALLAHCENLSGINGTQRPGIVHRLDKDTTGLLVVAKTDRAHQSLQAQIQAKTARRDYLAIVAGAPAQIEGTIDAPIGRHPVHRQKMAVQPKGRVAITRWRVVERLGNFSLVEFGLETGRTHQIRVHCLHKGWPILGDPLYGSAKSPVNLEGQALHAYRLAFDHPLSGERLCFEAPLPAEMTKLLEVLRRRTH, encoded by the coding sequence GTGTCAGAAATTGCTTCGACGATCACCCTGGCGGTGCCGCCGGAGGCTGCCGGTGAGCGGCTCGACCGCTGGCTGGCGCTGCAGGTGACAGATCTCTCGCGGGGCCGCATTCAAGATCTGATCGACCGGGGACTGGTGCTGCGCAACGGCCTGCCCTGCCGGCCCCGCGATCCGGTACGAGCCGGGGACGCCCTTGAGCTTACGATCCCGGTTCCGGAGCCGTCCGGTATCGAGGCGCGGGCGATGGCCCTCGATGTGATCTACGAAGATGCCGAGTTACTTGTGATCGACAAGCCAAAGGGTCTGGTGGTCCACCCGGCTCCCGGCCACAGCGACGATACGCTGGTCAACGCCCTGCTTGCCCACTGCGAGAATCTTTCGGGCATCAACGGTACCCAGCGGCCCGGCATCGTCCACCGCCTCGACAAGGATACGACCGGCCTGCTGGTCGTCGCCAAGACCGACCGCGCCCACCAGAGCCTGCAGGCCCAGATCCAGGCTAAGACCGCCCGCCGCGACTATCTGGCAATCGTCGCTGGGGCACCGGCTCAAATCGAAGGCACGATCGACGCGCCGATCGGTCGCCACCCGGTCCACCGCCAGAAGATGGCCGTCCAACCGAAGGGCCGAGTAGCGATCACCCGCTGGCGGGTGGTCGAAAGGTTGGGAAATTTTAGTCTGGTCGAATTTGGCCTGGAGACGGGCCGCACCCACCAGATCCGGGTCCACTGCCTGCACAAGGGCTGGCCCATACTGGGCGATCCGCTCTACGGCTCCGCTAAAAGTCCAGTCAACCTCGAAGGTCAGGCACTGCACGCCTACCGCCTCGCCTTCGACCATCCCCTCAGCGGGGAGCGGCTCTGTTTTGAAGCGCCCCTGCCGGCTGAGATGACAAAGTTGCTCGAAGTCCTGCGCAGGCGCACCCACTGA
- a CDS encoding tetratricopeptide repeat protein: MSKKFSLALVLASVLGFLPFSISPAGCQQLPLSPERQQALSSGEQAQKLLDAGKYGEALPLAQQSLALWEKTAGSSSLEVATALRLVGLLHYQQGRYAEAEPFLQRALTIRTALLGPEDPAVGQMYNNLGNLYMEAGQYAQAETFHRRAIAIRTKAFGPEHLDVARSYNNLANTYSSAGQYAQAEAAYLRALAIRQKVLGPDNPEIAQTLDNLGLLYKEQGRYTEAEALCRQGLALREAALGSDHPDVANSLNNLAGVYYLEGNYPQAEALFERALVIWQQAIGPESGLVARVLNNLALLYEDQGDYSRAEPLYRRSLAIKEKALGAEHPVVASSLFNLASLTEKEGNSAEAERLYRRAMAISEKAVGPQSPDVARSLDNLADLYRDRGEYARSERLYRRALSIREATLGAFHPELSNTLTGMAILAARKGDPAQSRQLLARSLDIQEHNLALTLASGSEAQKRAYLATFAESLDVALSLHLQNAPKDSRWARLALTTLLRRKGRVLEATSGNMVVLRRHLNPPEQSLLDELNDTRSQLATLTFAGFGGSNPPAQYKAQLASLQARTEELEATLSRRSALFESESVPATTEAVQGQIPAGTLLVELARYRPLNLRATRLSERFAPPRYAAYLLDRRGRLRWADLGDAASIEAAIAAFRDAVRDRTLAVERLKPAAARLARLLVQPLERELRAVQQVLIAPDSQLNLVPFAALVDGENHFLVERYSFDYLGSGRDLLRLAHLSHSQQPPLIVANPDFEQDSQSTTQPASATNLRSIDLAKLHFVALPASREEAAAIAAQLPAAQLLSGPAATESAIKQVHGPRILHIATHGFFLGASRRVENPLLRSGLALAGFNTRKSGSDDGVLTALEVSGLDLQGTQLVVLSACDTGLGEVADGEGVYGLKRALTLAGAESQLLSLWKVADEPTKALMVDYYRQLSLQAGRAAALRTAQLRMLGSREYAHPFYWAAFIPSGDWRPVGDL, translated from the coding sequence ATGTCCAAAAAATTCTCCCTCGCGCTGGTGCTGGCATCGGTGCTCGGTTTCCTCCCTTTCTCTATTTCGCCTGCCGGATGCCAGCAATTGCCCCTTTCTCCCGAGCGGCAGCAGGCTCTGAGTTCAGGCGAGCAGGCCCAGAAATTGCTCGACGCCGGTAAGTACGGCGAGGCGCTGCCGCTTGCCCAGCAATCCCTCGCACTCTGGGAGAAGACTGCCGGTTCCAGTTCGCTCGAAGTGGCCACCGCCTTGCGCCTGGTGGGTCTATTGCACTATCAGCAGGGCCGCTACGCCGAGGCGGAACCTTTTTTGCAGCGCGCCCTCACGATTCGTACCGCGCTGCTTGGGCCGGAGGATCCGGCGGTCGGTCAGATGTATAACAACCTCGGCAACCTTTATATGGAGGCGGGCCAATACGCCCAGGCCGAAACATTTCACCGGCGCGCCATCGCCATCCGCACAAAGGCTTTCGGACCGGAGCACCTGGATGTGGCCCGCAGCTACAACAATCTGGCCAATACGTACTCCTCGGCGGGCCAATACGCCCAGGCAGAAGCAGCCTACCTGCGCGCCCTCGCGATCCGCCAGAAAGTGCTGGGGCCGGACAACCCGGAGATCGCCCAGACCCTCGACAATCTCGGACTGCTCTACAAAGAACAGGGCCGCTACACCGAAGCAGAAGCCCTCTGCCGGCAGGGGCTTGCCCTGCGGGAGGCAGCCCTGGGCAGCGACCACCCCGACGTGGCCAACAGCCTCAACAACCTGGCGGGCGTCTATTATCTGGAGGGCAATTACCCACAGGCTGAAGCGCTGTTCGAGCGGGCTCTGGTGATCTGGCAACAGGCGATTGGCCCCGAGAGCGGCCTGGTCGCCCGCGTGCTCAACAACCTGGCGCTTCTGTACGAAGATCAAGGAGACTACAGCCGGGCAGAACCCCTCTACCGCCGTTCCCTTGCGATCAAAGAAAAAGCACTCGGAGCCGAGCACCCGGTCGTCGCCTCCAGCCTGTTCAACCTGGCGAGCCTGACTGAAAAAGAAGGCAACTCTGCGGAAGCGGAGCGGCTGTACCGGCGCGCCATGGCAATCTCCGAAAAAGCGGTCGGCCCCCAGAGTCCCGACGTGGCCCGCAGCCTCGACAACCTGGCGGACCTCTACCGCGACCGGGGCGAGTATGCAAGAAGTGAGCGCCTGTACCGGCGCGCCCTCAGTATCCGCGAAGCAACTTTAGGCGCTTTTCACCCCGAGCTGAGCAACACGCTGACTGGCATGGCGATTCTGGCGGCCAGAAAGGGCGATCCGGCCCAATCCAGGCAACTGCTTGCCCGCAGCCTCGATATTCAGGAGCACAACCTGGCCCTCACCCTCGCCTCCGGCTCCGAGGCCCAGAAGCGCGCTTACCTCGCCACCTTCGCAGAGTCACTGGATGTTGCCCTCTCGCTGCACCTGCAGAACGCACCGAAGGACAGCAGATGGGCCAGGCTGGCGCTCACCACCCTCCTGCGGCGCAAGGGCCGGGTGCTGGAGGCGACGAGCGGCAACATGGTCGTTCTGCGCCGGCACCTCAATCCACCGGAGCAATCGCTGCTCGACGAACTGAACGACACCCGCAGCCAGCTTGCTACCCTCACCTTTGCGGGCTTCGGGGGCAGCAATCCGCCCGCCCAGTACAAGGCCCAACTCGCCTCCCTCCAGGCGCGCACCGAAGAGCTGGAAGCAACGCTCAGCCGCCGCAGCGCCCTCTTCGAGAGCGAGTCCGTCCCAGCCACGACCGAGGCGGTGCAGGGACAGATCCCCGCCGGTACGCTTCTTGTCGAGCTGGCGCGCTATCGGCCCCTCAACCTGAGAGCCACCCGGCTTTCTGAGCGCTTCGCTCCCCCCCGCTACGCCGCCTACCTGCTCGATCGCCGGGGCCGGTTGCGCTGGGCAGACCTGGGCGATGCGGCGTCGATCGAGGCGGCGATCGCCGCTTTTCGCGACGCCGTGCGGGACCGCACGCTGGCGGTGGAGCGATTAAAGCCGGCTGCGGCGCGGCTGGCCCGGCTCCTCGTCCAGCCTCTGGAGCGCGAACTGCGAGCAGTGCAGCAGGTGCTCATCGCCCCTGACAGCCAGTTGAATCTGGTGCCCTTCGCCGCCCTGGTCGATGGTGAGAACCACTTTCTGGTGGAGCGCTACAGCTTCGATTACCTGGGCTCCGGACGCGACCTGCTGCGGCTGGCCCACCTTTCGCATTCCCAGCAACCGCCGCTCATCGTCGCCAACCCCGACTTCGAGCAGGACAGCCAATCGACGACGCAACCGGCCTCTGCCACCAACCTGCGATCGATCGATCTGGCGAAGTTGCACTTTGTCGCTCTACCCGCCAGCCGCGAGGAGGCCGCCGCCATCGCCGCCCAACTGCCTGCCGCCCAACTGCTGAGCGGCCCTGCCGCTACCGAAAGTGCGATCAAGCAGGTGCATGGCCCGCGCATCCTGCACATCGCCACCCACGGCTTTTTTCTGGGAGCCTCCCGCCGGGTCGAAAACCCGCTGTTGCGCTCGGGGCTCGCCCTCGCCGGATTCAACACCCGCAAGAGCGGCAGCGACGACGGCGTGCTCACCGCCCTCGAAGTGTCTGGCCTGGACCTGCAGGGGACCCAACTGGTCGTTCTTTCTGCCTGCGATACCGGACTGGGGGAGGTGGCGGACGGCGAGGGCGTCTACGGCCTGAAGCGGGCACTCACCCTGGCGGGGGCAGAAAGTCAGTTGCTGAGCCTCTGGAAGGTGGCGGACGAGCCGACGAAGGCGCTGATGGTAGATTACTACCGCCAGCTCAGCTTGCAGGCGGGCCGCGCTGCTGCGCTGCGCACCGCCCAGTTGCGGATGCTGGGGAGCAGGGAGTACGCCCATCCTTTTTATTGGGCGGCGTTCATCCCTTCCGGAGACTGGCGGCCAGTCGGCGATCTCTGA
- a CDS encoding L-threonylcarbamoyladenylate synthase gives MARTYYLHPKDPQPDRLDRIVQALRAGAVILYPTDTAYAIGCDLASKAAIERVQRIKRLSNNKPLTFLCPSLSNVATYARVSDSAYRLMRHLIPGPYTFLLPATRVLPKMVLDPKRRTTGIRVPDNRLCQALLAGLANPLISTTARLSDGSAAQYDYELFESLDPLVDLILEIDPIAAPPTTPGQVSTVIDLTGDEPVIVREGLGWERAAAFV, from the coding sequence ATGGCGCGCACGTACTATCTCCATCCCAAAGATCCCCAGCCCGACCGCCTCGACAGGATCGTCCAGGCGCTGAGAGCCGGAGCGGTGATTCTTTATCCCACCGACACGGCCTACGCGATCGGCTGCGATCTGGCGAGCAAAGCAGCGATCGAGCGGGTGCAGCGCATCAAGCGCCTGAGCAACAACAAGCCGCTGACATTTTTGTGCCCGTCGCTCTCGAACGTGGCCACCTACGCCCGCGTCAGCGACAGCGCCTACCGCCTGATGCGCCACCTCATCCCTGGCCCCTACACGTTCTTGCTCCCGGCCACCAGGGTGCTGCCAAAGATGGTGCTCGATCCAAAGCGGCGCACCACCGGCATCCGGGTGCCTGACAACCGCCTGTGCCAGGCATTGCTTGCGGGGCTGGCCAATCCGCTCATCTCGACGACTGCCCGACTCAGCGACGGCAGCGCGGCACAGTACGACTACGAACTGTTTGAATCGCTCGATCCGCTGGTGGATCTGATCCTTGAAATCGATCCGATCGCTGCCCCACCGACCACCCCCGGCCAGGTATCGACGGTGATCGACCTGACGGGCGATGAACCGGTGATCGTGCGCGAGGGACTGGGCTGGGAGCGGGCCGCCGCATTTGTTTAA
- a CDS encoding HAD family hydrolase, giving the protein MGKLVLFDIDGTILNVHGAGSRSLLAALEEVFSQTIPVDGYSMSGKTDTQIVIELVARVGVPAAEALPLLPEIWRRYIERFGPALAAVEPHVYSGIPELLGALSQRPEVLVGLLTGNVEAAAWLKLRRVDLIDHFQLGAFGDESPERCLLPDIALKAAHEKTGKAFSGKDIVIIGDTPNDILCGRHLGVHSIAVATGRFSQTDLAAHDPDHTFADLSATNQVLEAVLSSSPA; this is encoded by the coding sequence ATGGGCAAACTTGTGCTGTTTGACATCGACGGAACGATCTTGAACGTCCACGGCGCGGGTTCGCGCTCGCTGCTCGCGGCACTGGAGGAGGTGTTCTCCCAGACGATTCCTGTAGACGGCTACTCGATGAGCGGCAAGACCGACACCCAGATCGTCATCGAGCTGGTGGCGCGGGTGGGTGTACCGGCTGCCGAGGCACTGCCGCTTTTACCTGAAATCTGGCGGCGCTATATCGAACGCTTCGGACCGGCCCTCGCCGCCGTCGAACCCCACGTCTACTCAGGCATCCCAGAACTGCTCGGTGCCCTCAGCCAGAGGCCCGAAGTCCTCGTCGGCCTGCTCACCGGCAACGTCGAAGCGGCTGCCTGGCTCAAATTGCGCCGGGTGGACCTTATCGATCACTTTCAGTTGGGCGCTTTTGGCGATGAATCGCCGGAGCGCTGTCTGCTGCCGGACATTGCCCTCAAAGCGGCCCACGAAAAGACCGGCAAAGCTTTCAGCGGCAAAGACATCGTGATCATCGGCGACACGCCCAACGACATCCTCTGTGGCCGCCACCTGGGTGTGCATTCGATCGCCGTCGCCACTGGCCGCTTCAGCCAGACCGACCTCGCCGCCCACGACCCGGATCACACCTTCGCCGATCTATCCGCTACCAATCAGGTGCTGGAAGCCGTCTTGAGCAGCAGTCCTGCCTGA
- a CDS encoding Uma2 family endonuclease has product MTLLTLPLVLDMSGVQLSDEQFYQLCLSNPDIPLERDARGALIVMAPVGGNSGSRELEFGIDLGLWNRRTRLGTVFSSSTLFRLPNGGDRSPDAAWVEQSRWLALSPEDRQKFPPIAPDFVMELRSRTDSLEWLHSKMQEYMDSGVRLGWLFNPQAQQVEIYRPGVPSEVRSLPTELSGESVLPGFLLTVARFKEE; this is encoded by the coding sequence ATGACTTTACTGACTCTCCCTCTGGTTCTGGATATGAGCGGGGTGCAGCTGAGCGATGAGCAGTTCTACCAACTCTGTCTCAGCAATCCCGACATTCCCCTCGAACGCGATGCCAGAGGAGCCTTGATTGTCATGGCACCCGTCGGTGGAAATAGTGGCAGTCGTGAACTGGAATTTGGCATCGACCTCGGGCTCTGGAACCGGCGCACGCGGTTGGGGACGGTTTTCAGCTCCTCAACACTATTCCGGCTACCGAACGGTGGCGATCGTTCCCCAGATGCGGCCTGGGTAGAGCAGTCGCGCTGGCTGGCCCTGAGTCCGGAAGACCGTCAGAAGTTTCCACCGATCGCCCCAGATTTTGTCATGGAGCTGCGCTCACGCACCGACTCACTGGAATGGTTGCATTCAAAGATGCAGGAATACATGGACAGCGGCGTGCGACTGGGCTGGCTATTCAATCCCCAGGCACAGCAGGTCGAAATTTATCGTCCGGGGGTGCCGTCGGAGGTCCGCTCCCTGCCCACCGAACTTTCCGGTGAATCGGTCTTACCGGGTTTTCTGCTGACTGTGGCTCGCTTCAAGGAAGAATAG
- a CDS encoding Uma2 family endonuclease: MTAISPLQVSPPLRQWTRASWQEYIALRDAPVQERMKLAFDCGWMWVEMGGEGINHAAVCDLFTMLLTFWAIQHPEETFTSLGRCLLEKPETQAAAPDLVLYRGAEYPRWEPGRPRWVDLDRTRVPDLVGEVSDTTLASDLDEQKHLYAALGIAEYWVVDVQGQRVFAFQLQANGQYQAIDTSSALAGLPVGLLAEALQRLGESTNTAVAAWFAGQIVK, from the coding sequence ATGACGGCTATTTCTCCCCTGCAGGTGAGTCCACCGCTGCGCCAGTGGACGCGAGCAAGCTGGCAGGAATATATAGCTCTACGCGATGCTCCGGTGCAGGAGCGGATGAAACTGGCCTTCGATTGTGGCTGGATGTGGGTGGAGATGGGCGGAGAAGGTATCAATCACGCGGCGGTATGTGACCTGTTCACGATGCTGCTCACCTTCTGGGCCATTCAGCACCCGGAGGAGACGTTCACCTCCCTGGGCCGCTGCCTGCTGGAGAAGCCTGAAACTCAAGCCGCTGCGCCGGATCTGGTGCTTTACAGAGGAGCTGAGTATCCGCGCTGGGAGCCGGGCAGGCCGCGCTGGGTTGATCTCGACCGCACCCGCGTCCCTGATCTGGTCGGAGAAGTATCCGACACCACCCTGGCTTCGGACCTCGACGAACAGAAGCACCTGTACGCCGCTCTCGGCATAGCGGAGTATTGGGTGGTGGATGTGCAGGGACAGCGCGTGTTCGCTTTTCAATTGCAAGCAAACGGACAGTATCAGGCTATCGACACTTCCAGCGCCCTCGCTGGTCTTCCCGTTGGGCTACTGGCAGAAGCGTTGCAGCGGCTGGGGGAGAGTACGAACACGGCTGTAGCCGCCTGGTTTGCTGGGCAGATTGTCAAGTAA
- a CDS encoding DUF3291 domain-containing protein codes for MQSHRYHLAQFNIGRMKGSLDSPVMADFVARLDEINALADAYSGFIWRLRTEAGDATAMRPYQDDRIIVNLSVWQGLDALREYVYRSLHSEVMRRRREWFERMEASYYVLWWIPAGHIPSVAEAKERLEYLQIMGESAHAFTYSHPSPPPDHLTETDLNSLRDECPSV; via the coding sequence ATGCAATCCCACAGGTACCATCTGGCCCAGTTCAACATTGGACGGATGAAAGGGAGCCTCGATTCGCCGGTGATGGCGGACTTTGTCGCTCGCCTTGACGAAATCAACGCCCTCGCCGATGCTTACTCCGGCTTCATCTGGCGATTGAGGACCGAAGCCGGCGATGCCACTGCCATGCGCCCCTACCAGGACGATCGAATCATTGTCAACCTTTCTGTCTGGCAGGGCCTGGATGCACTGCGCGAATATGTCTACCGCAGCCTGCATAGCGAAGTCATGCGGCGACGCCGCGAATGGTTTGAACGCATGGAAGCCTCGTACTACGTTCTATGGTGGATTCCTGCAGGCCATATTCCTTCGGTGGCGGAGGCCAAAGAACGCCTGGAGTACCTGCAGATAATGGGCGAGAGCGCACACGCTTTCACGTATTCTCATCCTTCTCCACCTCCCGACCATCTCACAGAAACGGATTTGAACTCGTTGCGCGATGAGTGCCCGAGCGTCTGA